Within the Mus caroli chromosome 10, CAROLI_EIJ_v1.1, whole genome shotgun sequence genome, the region GGAGACAGTTTATAAAATCTCTTATCATTGgtaaaatacaaattagaaaCATGAACATGGTGGTGGCACAATGCTGATATCTGTAACCTCAGATTTTGGGGAGGCTGAAGTTGAAGGAGCGTTAAGTTCCAGGCCGGACTGAAAATATAGTTTGACTTTGTCTCAGCGACAATAATGACAACAAGGAACCGATTACTAACAACATACACACTGTTAATTGGAAGGTAAAAACAGAAATACCATATGACCCAGAAATATCACCTTGTATATATTTGCAAAAGAACTAAAACAATGACTCAACAGGCATTTTTGTACATGCATATTTTATCATCATTTACACTAGGCAGATATAGAAATAACCAAAATGTCTGTCTTCAGATTAGTGAAAAAATAATAGTataatataaaaggaaataatttgaaaagaaaatgtatgaaaTACATAAAGTGGAATATTAGTCAGCCTTAAGTTATTAGGGAATCTTGACATATGCAACACACAAACGAACTTGAATATGTTTCTAAACAAAATAATTCTGTCACAGACTGGTAAGTAATGCAGGAGTCACTGCATCCAGCTCAGAGCAGAGGGTAGAATGGTAGTTGCCAGATGTGAGGAATTAGAGAAACTGAACATTTCTGGTCAATGGTTGTATCAGTTGGTTAAGTTAACATTGTGTATATtttgtgttaaatatttttttctaaattacaaaacaaagaaaaatgggagGCGTAGTGGGTTTTGAAGCTTATGAATACTATTATCAATTTAATTGTGATGGTGGtggatgtatacatatatctaaACTTAACAAATTATGCACCTTAAATGCAGTTTCTTGCATATCAATTATGTCTCAAGATAACTCCCATCacacttaaaattaaaagcaagaactatttttaaatgaattggtGTCCACAGCGAACTATATTACTTATTATATGCAAGAGGACTGCCTTTATggacaaataaataataaagtccTGGTAAATCAAAAAGCAAATCAAGAGAAGCAtacaaggactggagagatgactcagcggttaagagtactgactgctcttccgaaggtcctgagttcaaatcccagcaaccatatggtgacttacaaccatcggtaatgagatctgacaccctcttctggtgtgtctgaagacagctatattgtacataaacaaaataataaataaatcttttttttaaaaaaaagagtgagaagCATGTAGAATTCAAGATAATTGGTAGTAATAACTCACAATATTCATGAATGTTCTTTGATGTAAGAGGAAACTTCTTAAGACTTTGTAAGTAGtccttatattttaaacatactaaatttttctcttaagttttatatctttttaattatcatatttttgtataaaatgcattttattataacattttcaaatatgtgtATAATATGCTTTAATCATATTCACTTCTCCCATTACTGTCTGTTCTCTCCCCCAACTGATGGaaccttttctccttccaaatggttctatctttattttaatgCCTTACTTATAAAGGTCATATTCTGTATGTGAAAGTATGTATTTATCTAAAATTTGCTTATTTTCCTTAACATGATGATCCTCAGTAatatccattttcctacaaatagcacagttttattttttatgtctgaGTAAAACTCCATTGTGCAtatatactacattttatttGTCCATTCACCTGTTGATGTATATCTCAATTGATTTTTATCTATTATGGATAGTCTTACAATAAACACATGTACAGGCATCTCTTGGGGATATGCTGACCTAACACTTAGGTATATACCAAAGAAGTGATGTTTTGCAATTTTGAAGcacaaaatatcaaacaaaagAGAGGCAAGATTTTGGGGGAAGTCttattaaaaaatcattaaaagatTTCCTTattattgtgtattttattttccttataattATGAAGTGAAGAATGTACtagattttaaaagctatttcAGTTTTCCCTTAAGTGACATTCAAATATTATCATTTCCTATATGTAGTaagtaaagaaacacaaaatataattacaatttaTTGGAAAAGGTTTATAATGGTTGAGGCATAAGAGTAATTAGATGCATTGAGGTAACAAATTTGAAGGAGGAATAGTTGAGTTGAGTATTACAAGATGAATGAAAACTTGCTAGGTGGACATGATGGCTAAGATGTATATGGctaagttttaaaagaattgcGTTTGAGAAGACCCAGAGATATAAGAATACTTTGTGGGAATAGGAGATTCTGGAAATAAAATAGGAGATAGGCGACCATACAGAGGATTCCTCTGGTTAAGTTATCCTTCCAGAGAGGAATGTCTATGAAGCAGAAGGGCTGTTGGAAGGATCGCTTCGGAGCTCttgactgtagctgcatatgtatcaatagatggcctagtcggccatcactggaaagagaggcccattggacatgcaaaccttatatgccccagtacaggagaacgccagggccaaaaactgggaatgggtgggtagggaagtggggggtgggtatgggggacttttgggatagcattggaaatgtaattgaggaaaatacgtaataaaaataatattaaaaaaaatggtttctcaAACCCCAGTTCCCCATACAGACTAACCTGTCTTCCCTTTACAGGAAGGGGGGATGATGTGACTAATATCCTCAGACATTCAAGAAGAACTTGAAGGGCTCAGCAGAGCAAATGTATCACAAAGtagataaatagaaataaatgtaactAAAAGGTGGTAAGCGTCTCTTTGGGTTCTAGGAGTCTATTGGAGGTCAGTTTCATGACTTACATGGTTCTCTGGCTACTGATATGGCCAAAGTAGTCACCTTGCCCAGGATCCAAGACAATTCAGAGGATGTTTCTTTCCCAAGGCAAGGATCCCTTATATCCTGATGCTTCTTAATAAATCCCACTTCAATAGTGAATCTAGGATATGAAATAAGAAGTAAGACACAGGCCATCCATGTCTCAATTCTGGCACCTTCTACCAGGAGGACttactttacatttctttatgGATCCTGCCAGGTTGAAGTTTAATCTGAACACCTGAATGCTGGGAGCAGGAACGCTGAACAAGTGAAAGCACCCCAGTTCCCCTTAGGGTTAGGGAACCTGCCTTTTCATGTGTTTTAGGGCCCCTATCACCTCTTTGTTCCGGAGGGTATAGATGATGGGGTTAAGCATGGGTGTGACCACTGTGTAAAAGAGACTAAGAATGCGGTCTGTGGTGACAGAAGAGCCTGCCCTGGGTCTGATATATGTGATGCTGGCTGTTCCAAAGAAGAGGGAGACCACAAGCAAGTGGGAGGAGCAGGTAGAGAAGACCTTGCGGCGGCTCTGGCTAGAAGCAATTGCCAGGATGGCTCCCAGGATGCGGGCATAAGAAGTAACTATCAGAGAGAAGGGGATCATGATAAAGACCACTGTGGCTGTCATTACAGAAATTTCACTCCTGTGCTTCCCAGCACTTGCTAGCCTCAGTACTGGCAGGATGTCACAGAGGAAGTGTGGGATGATGGGACGGCTAGGGAAAGGCAGAGTGAAGATGAGGGAAGAGTGAGTGGTAGCTGTGATGATGCCCATGATCCATGAGGTTCCCACCATGGCTATGCAGGCCCGGTGGTTCATTAGGGTGGAGTAGTGCAGGGGCTGACAGATGGCTGCATAacggtcataggccatggctgTGAGGAGACAGCACTCAGAGATACCCAGGACAATGAAGAAGTACATCTGGGCTGCACAGCTCCTGAAGGAGATGGCCTGGGGATGTGAGGAGGTCAAATCAGCCAGAACTCTGGGCACAATGTCTGTGGTGTAGAGAAGCTCCACCATGGAAAGATGGCgcaggaagaaatacatgggggAGTGCAGCACAGGGCTGGTTTGGGTAAGAAAGATAATCAGTGAGTTGCCCAGAAAGGTTATCAGGTAGACCAGAAGTACCAACCAGAACAGTGGCCCCTGAAGGGCTCTGAGGTCAGAGAACCCCAGTAGGAGAAACTCAGTTGTTGTAGTTTGGTTTTCCTCATCCATGATTCCAGGGCACAAGCTTTGCACAGCTAAGAAAGAGAAATAGTTTTGAAATAACCAATACTTCTGTGATGCAGAAAAACAGTTTCCATGCAGCCTCTTCTCAAATCAAGAGAGCTGGTGTCTTTCATTTTCACACGAGTCATGAATCCCAGAGATTTAACTCATCTGGACTAATAATGAGGAAATAGTATGGCTGTGATTTAACCCAGGCCTTTTGACCATACAGTCTGTGTTTCTGCTACTTTTACCTTCTCTGTGCTGCCTTCCATATGGAGAACTTTAGATGGAGCAGTTGTGTCCTTTGTACTAAAGATACTGAAACTGAAACTCAAATGGCCACACATGCCCATTGAGTCATGCCCAAGGTAGTGTCTAACAGTCATCACAATATTCCTAGAATTAAGATGCCCCATAATGATGTGAACATTTATTATATAACAGCATAGACAAATCACAATTAGGATTCTGGCACCTGCCATGATTCCCTTCTTGCCTTTTTGTCTCAGTCCCTGTGTTACAAGGTACACTGCCCCAGAATAAtctctatgagtattttgttgaaATTTCACTCACCATCCAAGCTTCAGTTCAAGTTGTATGACCACTTGTGTATCTACATACTTAGAAATATTTATCCATGGCATTTCAGGATTAAAGGAGACAGGTAGGAGTAAATATTTCTATGGACAACACTAACATTTTATGTAAAACAATTTCGAAAGGTGTTGTTTGGTATGTTTGAACAGGAGTGATAACAGGGCACTCACTATGGAATAAAGCAATGCCCCCAGTATTAGCCTCCTCTGCTTATAGGGAAAGTCTTAATTACAGTGCGTTTGGATAACATGTAGTGGCTTATTGAACTTCTAACTTCTCTTTTACTA harbors:
- the LOC110304095 gene encoding olfactory receptor 10P1-like codes for the protein MDEENQTTTTEFLLLGFSDLRALQGPLFWLVLLVYLITFLGNSLIIFLTQTSPVLHSPMYFFLRHLSMVELLYTTDIVPRVLADLTSSHPQAISFRSCAAQMYFFIVLGISECCLLTAMAYDRYAAICQPLHYSTLMNHRACIAMVGTSWIMGIITATTHSSLIFTLPFPSRPIIPHFLCDILPVLRLASAGKHRSEISVMTATVVFIMIPFSLIVTSYARILGAILAIASSQSRRKVFSTCSSHLLVVSLFFGTASITYIRPRAGSSVTTDRILSLFYTVVTPMLNPIIYTLRNKEVIGALKHMKRQVP